The bacterium genome has a segment encoding these proteins:
- the moaC gene encoding cyclic pyranopterin monophosphate synthase MoaC, whose protein sequence is MAKMLQGENMSKLTHFDKQGQPKMVDVSQKDVTSRIAIARAKVLMKKETMELICNKKIQKGDVLNVAATAGILAAKKTSELIPMCHPLMIESADIRFNLNETDIEIEAQVTVWAKTGVEMEVLTAVSIAALTIYDMCKSVDREMTISEIQLIKKVGGKSGIWKRI, encoded by the coding sequence GGAGAGAATATGTCTAAATTAACCCATTTTGACAAACAGGGACAGCCTAAGATGGTTGATGTCAGTCAGAAGGATGTAACTTCACGAATAGCCATCGCCAGAGCAAAGGTTTTGATGAAAAAAGAAACTATGGAGCTCATTTGTAATAAAAAGATACAAAAAGGCGATGTATTAAATGTTGCCGCAACTGCCGGGATTTTAGCCGCTAAAAAAACATCCGAATTAATCCCTATGTGTCATCCATTAATGATAGAATCTGCTGATATTAGGTTTAATCTAAATGAGACTGACATAGAAATAGAGGCACAGGTTACTGTCTGGGCTAAAACAGGCGTAGAAATGGAGGTTTTAACCGCAGTTTCAATTGCCGCCTTGACTATCTATGATATGTGTAAGTCCGTTGACCGCGAAATGACTATTTCAGAGATACAATTGATTAAAAAAGTAGGCGGTAAAAGCGGAATATGGAAAAGGATATAA